The following coding sequences lie in one Arachis hypogaea cultivar Tifrunner chromosome 9, arahy.Tifrunner.gnm2.J5K5, whole genome shotgun sequence genomic window:
- the LOC112710317 gene encoding GTP cyclohydrolase 1 encodes MGCLDEGHFNGELENELSIGLGEVGFDEERVAAIGDAVKLLLQGLGEDVNREGLRKTPLRVAKALLEGTRGYRQKVNEIVGDALFPEAGLDNNRIGHAGGAGGLVVVRDLDHFSYCESCLLPFQIKCHVGYVPSGKRVLGLSKLSRVTDVFAKRLQEPQRLADEVCLGLQQGIKPAGVAVILQCKHLHFPDIESIFLESNHQRWVNVIVSSGSGVFGNKNADVWTDFFGLLKFRDIDIENVRPRGSSDQCWCPSVSSLSAKVSSKIVPLNPAMVTAVSSILKSLGEDPMRKELAATPSQYVKWLLNFQSIDMDVKLNGTLSGGLNSLNSNLEVNSNNKQICSELNLPFWSQCEHHLLPFHGVVHIGYFLSEGFTCIGKSLLQSIVHFYGFKLQLQEQLTRQIAETISPLLGGNVIVVVEASHTCMISRGIEKIGSSTSTIAVLGHFSTDRAARAAFLQSIPTPTYCEGQ; translated from the exons ATGGGCTGTTTGGATGAGGGGCATTTCAACGGTGAGCTTGAGAATGAATTGAGTATTGGACTTGGTGAAGTTGGTTTTGATGAAGAGCGTGTTGCTGCCATTGGTGATGCTGTGAAGCTTCTCTTGCAAGGTCTTGGTGAAGATGTAAACAGGGAAGGTCTTAGAAAGACGCCTCTTCGTGTCGCCAAAGCCCTCCTTGAAGGAACCAGAG GTTACAGACAAAAGGTGAATGAAATCGTTGGCGATGCTTTGTTCCCCGAAGCTGGTCTGGACAATAATAGAATCGGTCATGCAGGGGGTGCAGGCGGACTTGTGGTAGTCCGTGATCTCGATCATTTTTCCTATTGTGAATCATGCTTGCTACCATTCCAAATCAAGTGTCATGTCGGTTATGTCCCTTCTGGAAAACGAGTGTTGGGTTTAAGCAAACTTTCTCGTGTGACCGATGTATTTGCTAAACGACTCCAAGAGCCACAACGTCTGGCAGATGAAGTGTGTTTGGGTTTGCAACAGGGAATAAAGCCAGCAGGTGTTGCTGTGATACTTCAGTGTAAACATTTACACTTTCCAGATATAGAATCAATCTTTCTTGAGTCAAACCACCAAAGGTGGGTGAATGTAATTGTCTCTTCAGGTTCTGGAGTTTTTGGAAACAAAAATGCAGATGTTTGGACCGATTTTTTTGGCCTACTTAAATTTCGAGATATAGATATTGAAAATGTTCGTCCTAGAGGATCATCTGACCAATGCTGGTGTCCATCTGTGTCTTCTCTTTCTGCTAAAGTTTCGTCAAAAATTGTACCTCTCAATCCTGCAATGGTCACAGCTGTATCTTCAATTCTAAAATCACTGGGAGAAGATCCGATGCGGAAGGAACTTGCGGCAACTCCTAGCCAATATGTGAAATGGTTGTTGAATTTCCAAAGCATTGACATGGATGTGAAGTTGAATGGTACTCTTTCTGGTGGCTTAAACTCTCTGAACTCCAATTTGGAAGTAAACTCCAACAACAAACAAATATGCTCTGAGCTGAACTTGCCCTTTTGGTCGCAGTGCGAGCATCATTTACTTCCATTTCACGGAGTTGTTCACATAGGATACTTCCTTTCCGAAGGCTTCACTTGCATCGGAAAATCCCTTTTGCAATCAATTGTACATTTTTATGGTTTCAAGCTCCAGCTTCAGGAACAGCTTACAAGGCAGATAGCTGAAACCATTTCGCCATTGTTAGGTGGAAATGTAATAGTAGTTGTAGAGGCCAGCCATACATGCATGATCTCTAGGGGAATTGAGAAGATCGGAAGTAGCACATCTACCATTGCTGTATTAGGACACTTCTCAACTGACCGCGCTGCAAGGGCCGCATTCTTG
- the LOC112710319 gene encoding protein FAR1-RELATED SEQUENCE 5 has translation MKDVSFWTISKVVLNHSHPCCPDQVEMLKQHREISMFVCRTIETHEEARIRPSKTYQLFVAAAGSHRKLDFIEKDVRNYITREVRNIFEEDNAKEFGKYLERMKEKNQNFFFELNLEGDHYIKHAFWADARSRATFDYFGDVVSFDTTYNTNRYNLVLGSFVGVNHHGQSTFLGCTLMKNEDIQSFKWLFECWLCCIGGKALKGILTDQCASIQRAIELCMPTTIHRWCIWHIMKKIQSKLNGYKAHNEIKQEMRHVVWNSYRKEAFDRNWIDFLRKYGLGGNK, from the exons ATGAAGGATGTTAGTTTTTGGACAATTTCCAAAGTTGTTTTGAATCACTCACATCCTTGTTGTCCAGACCAAGTTgagatgctcaaacaacacagggAGATTAGCATGTTTGTGTGTCGCACCATCGAAACCCACGAGGAAGCCAGAATCAGAccgagcaaaacttaccaattATTTGTGGCAGCAGCTGGCAGCCACCGTAAACTagattttattgaaaaagatgtgaggaattacatcacaAGAGAAGTACGGAATATTTTCGAAGAAGACAATGCCAAAGAATTTGGGAAGTACCTAGaaagaatgaaagagaaaaaccaaAATTTCTTCTTTGAGCTCAACCTTGAAGGTGATCACTACATTAAACATGCATTCTGGGCTGATGCAAGAAGCAGGGCTACATTTGATTATTTCGGAGACGtggtttcatttgacaccacctataacacaaacag gtataatttggttttaGGTTCTTTTGTGGGCGTGAATCACCACGGCCAGTCGACATTTCTTGGATGCACGCtgatgaaaaatgaggacatccaatcattcaaatggctatTTGAGTGTTGGCTATGTTGCATAGGAGGGAAGGCACTAAAAGGTATTCTTACCGATCAATGCGCATCGATTCAAAGGGCAATTGAGCTgtgcatgccaacaacaattcaccgctGGTGCATCTGGCACATTATGAAGAAGATCCAAAGCAAATTAAATGGCTACAAGGCACACAACGAAATTAAACAAGAGATGAggcatgttgtttggaactcgtaCAGAAAAGAAGCATTTGACAGAAACTGGATCGATTTCCTCAGAAAGTACGGCCTCGGAGGCAACAAGTAG